The following coding sequences are from one Nicotiana tomentosiformis chromosome 3, ASM39032v3, whole genome shotgun sequence window:
- the LOC104111801 gene encoding phospholipase D alpha 1 isoform X2, translating to MMNSGVSAMKKIKETVEETVGVGKGASKIYATVDLEKARVGRTRVIENEPSNPRWNESFHIYCAHMASNVVFTVKDNNSIGATLIGRAYLPVNELLEGEEVDEWIEILDEDKNPIKEGSKIHVRLQFFDISRDRNWGHGIGNPKYPGVPYTFFPQRSGCRVSLYQDAHIPDKFIPKIPLSGGKYYEPHRCWEDVFDAITNAKHLIYITGWSVYTEINLLRDSRRQKPGGDITLGELLKKKASDGVKVLMLVWDDRTSVRLLKKDGLMATHDEETEEFFKGTDVHCVLCPRDPDDGGSIVKDLQISTMFTHHQKLVIVDSDMPNGESDMRRIVSFVGGIDLCDGRYDTPFHSLFRTLDTAHHDDFHQPNFAEASITKGGPREPWHDIHSRVEGPIAWDVLFNFEQRWRKQGGKDILVNLRELDNVIIPPSPVMYPDDPETWNVQLFRSIDGGAAFGFPDTPEDAAKAGLVSGKDNIVDRSIQDAYITAIRRAKNFIYIENQYFLGSCYDWQCDDVKVEEIGALHLIPKELTLKIVSKIEAGERFTVYVLVPMWPEGIPESASVQAILDWQKRTMEMMYKHIFQAIRDKGTDDHPRNYLTFFCIGNREMKKSGEYEPSEKPEPDSDYERAQEARRFMIYVHSKMMIVDDEYIIVGSANINQRSMDGARDSEIAIGAYQPHHLTTSQPARGQVHGFRMALWYEHMGMLDDTFQHPESEECVKKVNQIADKYWDLYTSESLDSDLPGHLLRYPVGLTNNGDITDLPGDGNEFFPDTKAKVVGTKSDYLPPILTT from the exons ATTAAAGAGACCGTCGAGGAGACTGTAGGTGTTGGCAAAGGAGCTTCTAAAATATATGCCACAGTTGATTTGGAAAAGGCAAGGGTTGGAAGAACCAGAGTCATTGAAAATGAACCAAGCAATCCTAGGTGGAATGAGTCGTTTCACATCTACTGCGCTCATATGGCTTCAAATGTTGTATTCACAGTCAAAGATAACAATTCCATTGGTGCAACCTTAATTGGAAGAGCTTATTTACCTGTTAATGAACTCTTGGAAGGGGAAGAAGTTGATGAATGGATTGAGATACTGGATGAAGACAAGAATCCCATAAAAGAAGGTTCTAAGATCCATGTGAGGCTACAGTTCTTTGATATCAGTCGAGATCGTAATTGGGGACATGGAATAGGTAATCCTAAATATCCTGGTGTCCCTTACACTTTCTTCCCACAGAGATCAGGATGTCGTGTTTCTTTGTATCAAGATGCACATATCCCTGACAAATTTATTCCTAAAATCCCTCTATCGGGGGGTAAATATTATGAACCGCATAGATGTTGGGAAGATGTGTTTGATGCGATTACAAATGCAAAGCACTTGATTTACATTACTGGCTGGTCTGTATATACTGAAATAAACTTGTTGAGAGATTCGAGGAGGCAAAAGCCTGGAGGAGATATCACACTCGGAGAGCTGCTCAAGAAGAAGGCGAGTGATGGCGTTAAAGTACTTATGCTTGTATGGGATGACAGAACATCTGTACGTCTGCTGAAGAAGGATGGTCTTATGGCCACTCATGACGAAGAAACTGAAGAGTTCTTTAAAGGTACTGACGTGCACTGTGTACTTTGCCCTCGGGATCCTGATGATGGTGGAAGCATAGTTAAGGATTTACAAATCTCTACCATGTTTACTCATCACCAGAAACTCGTAATAGTGGACAGTGACATGCCCAATGGCGAATCAGACATGAGGAGGATTGTGAGTTTTGTTGGTGGCATTGATCTTTGTGATGGGAGATACGATACACCTTTCCATTCACTTTTTAGAACACTGGACACTGCACACCACGATGATTTCCACCAGCCTAATTTTGCTGAGGCTTCGATTACCAAAGGTGGGCCTAGGGAGCCCTGGCATGACATTCACTCTCGAGTTGAAGGACCAATTGCTTGGGATGTTCTGTTTAATTTTGAGCAGAGATGGAGAAAACAAGGTGGAAAAGATATTCTTGTCAACTTAAGAGAGCTTGACAATGTTATCATTCCACCATCTCCAGTTATGTATCCAGATGATCCTGAAACATGGAATGTTCAGTTATTCAGATCTATCGATGGCGGGGCAGCTTTTGGTTTTCCTGACACACCCGAAGATGCAGCAAAGGCGGGTCTAGTGAGTGGCAAAGATAACATAGTCGATAGAAGTATTCAGGATGCTTATATCACTGCTATTCGTCGGGCAAAGAATTTCATTTACATTGAAAATCAGTATTTTCTTGGAAGCTGTTACGATTGGCAATGTGATGATGTGAAAGTGGAGGAGATAGGTGCTTTGCATCTCATTCCAAAAGAACTTACGTTGAAGATTGTGAGTAAGATTGAAGCAGGGGAAAGGTTTACAGTATATGTTCTGGTTCCAATGTGGCCAGAAGGAATTCCTGAGAGTGCATCCGTACAAGCAATATTAGATTGGCAAAAGAGGACAATGGAAATGATGTATAAACATATATTTCAGGCTATCAGAGATAAAGGTACTGACGACCACCCCAGGAATTATTTGACCTTTTTCTGCATTGGTAATCGGGAAATGAAGAAGAGCGGAGAATATGAACCTTCAGAAAAGCCAGAGCCTGATTCTGATTATGAGCGAGCTCAGGAAGCTCGTCGCTTCATGATCTATGTCCATTCCAAGATGATGATTG ttgatgatgagtacatCATAGTTGGATCAGCCAACATAAACCAGAGGTCCATGGACGGCGCGAGAGATTCTGAGATAGCAATTGGAGCGTACCAGCCTCATCATTTAACGACAAGTCAACCAGCACGGGGTCAAGTTCATGGTTTCAGAATGGCATTGTGGTACGAGCACATGGGTATGCTTGACGACACCTTCCAACATCCAGAAAGTGAGGAATGCGTGAAGAAGGTGAATCAAATAGCTGATAAATACTGGGATCTTTATACAAGTGAGAGTCTAGACAGTGATCTGCCTGGTCACTTGCTCAGATACCCCGTTGGACTTACAAACAATGGGGATATCACGGATTTGCCAGGAGATGGAAATGAGTTCTTCCCTGACACTAAGGCCAAGGTTGTTGGTACTAAATCTGACTACCTTCCTCCTATCCTCACTACATAA
- the LOC104111801 gene encoding phospholipase D alpha 1 isoform X1, giving the protein MAPILLHGTLHVTVHEVDRLREKGGGNFFSKIKETVEETVGVGKGASKIYATVDLEKARVGRTRVIENEPSNPRWNESFHIYCAHMASNVVFTVKDNNSIGATLIGRAYLPVNELLEGEEVDEWIEILDEDKNPIKEGSKIHVRLQFFDISRDRNWGHGIGNPKYPGVPYTFFPQRSGCRVSLYQDAHIPDKFIPKIPLSGGKYYEPHRCWEDVFDAITNAKHLIYITGWSVYTEINLLRDSRRQKPGGDITLGELLKKKASDGVKVLMLVWDDRTSVRLLKKDGLMATHDEETEEFFKGTDVHCVLCPRDPDDGGSIVKDLQISTMFTHHQKLVIVDSDMPNGESDMRRIVSFVGGIDLCDGRYDTPFHSLFRTLDTAHHDDFHQPNFAEASITKGGPREPWHDIHSRVEGPIAWDVLFNFEQRWRKQGGKDILVNLRELDNVIIPPSPVMYPDDPETWNVQLFRSIDGGAAFGFPDTPEDAAKAGLVSGKDNIVDRSIQDAYITAIRRAKNFIYIENQYFLGSCYDWQCDDVKVEEIGALHLIPKELTLKIVSKIEAGERFTVYVLVPMWPEGIPESASVQAILDWQKRTMEMMYKHIFQAIRDKGTDDHPRNYLTFFCIGNREMKKSGEYEPSEKPEPDSDYERAQEARRFMIYVHSKMMIVDDEYIIVGSANINQRSMDGARDSEIAIGAYQPHHLTTSQPARGQVHGFRMALWYEHMGMLDDTFQHPESEECVKKVNQIADKYWDLYTSESLDSDLPGHLLRYPVGLTNNGDITDLPGDGNEFFPDTKAKVVGTKSDYLPPILTT; this is encoded by the exons ATTAAAGAGACCGTCGAGGAGACTGTAGGTGTTGGCAAAGGAGCTTCTAAAATATATGCCACAGTTGATTTGGAAAAGGCAAGGGTTGGAAGAACCAGAGTCATTGAAAATGAACCAAGCAATCCTAGGTGGAATGAGTCGTTTCACATCTACTGCGCTCATATGGCTTCAAATGTTGTATTCACAGTCAAAGATAACAATTCCATTGGTGCAACCTTAATTGGAAGAGCTTATTTACCTGTTAATGAACTCTTGGAAGGGGAAGAAGTTGATGAATGGATTGAGATACTGGATGAAGACAAGAATCCCATAAAAGAAGGTTCTAAGATCCATGTGAGGCTACAGTTCTTTGATATCAGTCGAGATCGTAATTGGGGACATGGAATAGGTAATCCTAAATATCCTGGTGTCCCTTACACTTTCTTCCCACAGAGATCAGGATGTCGTGTTTCTTTGTATCAAGATGCACATATCCCTGACAAATTTATTCCTAAAATCCCTCTATCGGGGGGTAAATATTATGAACCGCATAGATGTTGGGAAGATGTGTTTGATGCGATTACAAATGCAAAGCACTTGATTTACATTACTGGCTGGTCTGTATATACTGAAATAAACTTGTTGAGAGATTCGAGGAGGCAAAAGCCTGGAGGAGATATCACACTCGGAGAGCTGCTCAAGAAGAAGGCGAGTGATGGCGTTAAAGTACTTATGCTTGTATGGGATGACAGAACATCTGTACGTCTGCTGAAGAAGGATGGTCTTATGGCCACTCATGACGAAGAAACTGAAGAGTTCTTTAAAGGTACTGACGTGCACTGTGTACTTTGCCCTCGGGATCCTGATGATGGTGGAAGCATAGTTAAGGATTTACAAATCTCTACCATGTTTACTCATCACCAGAAACTCGTAATAGTGGACAGTGACATGCCCAATGGCGAATCAGACATGAGGAGGATTGTGAGTTTTGTTGGTGGCATTGATCTTTGTGATGGGAGATACGATACACCTTTCCATTCACTTTTTAGAACACTGGACACTGCACACCACGATGATTTCCACCAGCCTAATTTTGCTGAGGCTTCGATTACCAAAGGTGGGCCTAGGGAGCCCTGGCATGACATTCACTCTCGAGTTGAAGGACCAATTGCTTGGGATGTTCTGTTTAATTTTGAGCAGAGATGGAGAAAACAAGGTGGAAAAGATATTCTTGTCAACTTAAGAGAGCTTGACAATGTTATCATTCCACCATCTCCAGTTATGTATCCAGATGATCCTGAAACATGGAATGTTCAGTTATTCAGATCTATCGATGGCGGGGCAGCTTTTGGTTTTCCTGACACACCCGAAGATGCAGCAAAGGCGGGTCTAGTGAGTGGCAAAGATAACATAGTCGATAGAAGTATTCAGGATGCTTATATCACTGCTATTCGTCGGGCAAAGAATTTCATTTACATTGAAAATCAGTATTTTCTTGGAAGCTGTTACGATTGGCAATGTGATGATGTGAAAGTGGAGGAGATAGGTGCTTTGCATCTCATTCCAAAAGAACTTACGTTGAAGATTGTGAGTAAGATTGAAGCAGGGGAAAGGTTTACAGTATATGTTCTGGTTCCAATGTGGCCAGAAGGAATTCCTGAGAGTGCATCCGTACAAGCAATATTAGATTGGCAAAAGAGGACAATGGAAATGATGTATAAACATATATTTCAGGCTATCAGAGATAAAGGTACTGACGACCACCCCAGGAATTATTTGACCTTTTTCTGCATTGGTAATCGGGAAATGAAGAAGAGCGGAGAATATGAACCTTCAGAAAAGCCAGAGCCTGATTCTGATTATGAGCGAGCTCAGGAAGCTCGTCGCTTCATGATCTATGTCCATTCCAAGATGATGATTG ttgatgatgagtacatCATAGTTGGATCAGCCAACATAAACCAGAGGTCCATGGACGGCGCGAGAGATTCTGAGATAGCAATTGGAGCGTACCAGCCTCATCATTTAACGACAAGTCAACCAGCACGGGGTCAAGTTCATGGTTTCAGAATGGCATTGTGGTACGAGCACATGGGTATGCTTGACGACACCTTCCAACATCCAGAAAGTGAGGAATGCGTGAAGAAGGTGAATCAAATAGCTGATAAATACTGGGATCTTTATACAAGTGAGAGTCTAGACAGTGATCTGCCTGGTCACTTGCTCAGATACCCCGTTGGACTTACAAACAATGGGGATATCACGGATTTGCCAGGAGATGGAAATGAGTTCTTCCCTGACACTAAGGCCAAGGTTGTTGGTACTAAATCTGACTACCTTCCTCCTATCCTCACTACATAA